GCACCTTCTAATGGTCCAACATTCCATAAAAACAAGCTTAATCCCCCATATACCGCTTTACTTGCGTCTCCATATGCGGGACTTTTTGGATTGGTAAATTCATCATAAGCATAAGCTGTCACACTTAGCCCATCACCTATATAACCAACGCTTTCTCTCGCAACAGGATGAGCTTTAACAAACTCAGAAACCGGCTTTAATTTTTTAAACAAATCAAGCCCTACCTTAGAGCTAGCTATGAGTTTAGCCCCTTCACTAGTCTTAGAAAGAATTTTAGTTGTATATCCAATTGGTGCAAGTACGCTCCAACCCTTTTCGCTTAATTTAATTAGTCCGCCATAAACAACAGCTTGCGTCGCCATCGATGCTTCACTAATATAAGAAGCAAATTTCGGACTATTCAGGACTTTTACAGCTGTATCTTTTGGTAACTTATTCCAGCTCTCTTGCGCAATGAAGATGCCAAGTGCCGCATTTTGAATACCTTCTGGAAACTTATCTAAAGCTCCTATTACATATCCAAATAAACGATCATTATTTTTAATTTTCTCAATCGCTGCCATTGGATTTTTCTCATATAAATCATTTATCTCTTTAATTGCTGCTTTCTTTGCCTTCTCTTCCATTTCCTTTTGTTGTTTTTTACTTTTTAATTCTGTAAACCAACTTTTATCCAAACCTACAGGCAATTGATATGTTCCATCGGCGTTTACAGTAGTGCCATTTAAAACTAAAACCCCCTGCATAGCTAACTTCATTTCATCTAAGCTACTAGTAAAAAGTTCTTTGGTTTCTGCATCAAACTCACGTAATTTCTCTATCTTCTTCTGCAACTCATCGATATCTTGTTGAAGATTATCTGACATTTGATCTAATTCTCTCCAATGATCCGATGCTGCATCCGATAGAGCAGCGACTACACTTGTCTTTATCACCTTCATAAACATGGATGTGCGTTCTACTGATTCCTTCATATTTCTTTTCGTCTCGATTTGTTCCTGTAAGTTATCTTCATCTAAATATCCCTCACTTGAAACATCCAAATCAGCCGCCTTATATTTCTGTAATTCTTGATTAAGCGTATCGCAAGCTGATGTTACCTTTGTAATTGTCGGTAAAATAAGATCCATAAACAAGCCTTTCCCTGCTGTATAAGCAGTTCCTGACAGTGTATGACCATCTACTGCTTGGATAATCTTTTCGCTTCCGATTTTTAATTTATTAAGCGCTTCTTTTCCACTTGTTAAGTTTTTAGATAAAGCTTGTATCAATTTCTCTGAATCTTCACTTGAATAAATCAGTCCCAAGGAATTTCACCTCTTTGCTTGTATAATATTTCACGTTCATCATCAGCTTGAACTATTTCTTTTTTAAAGACACTGGCAAATTGTTCTTTAGCATCCATTACTCGCTGCCGAAATCTTCTTTCTTGATCGTCCGTTCTCTGTTGTATTTGAAAGAAATCTGATTGTCTTTCTTTTACATTTTCATCATTCAACATTCTTAACTTCTGATAGCCTCTTTGAAAATCTTCTTCTAATTGATAAAGTAATCTTTCTACTTTTTGTTTTTCTTCTCTCAGCTTATCCAGCTGATTTTCTTTTTGAATAATTTGTTGGGTAAAAGCTGCCCGTTCTTGTTCGTGTGTTTTCTCTCTCATTATTTTCATCCCTTAAAATTTAATCTGACTGTCTTGTAAATCCATCATTTTAGCGATTTTAGGAAACTTTTCACTTTGTTCCTGAACACAATTTATTAAATCTACTAAATCTGTTAACAATTGATTGTTAAGCTTTTTCCCGGATTTCATGCTAGAAAGGTTGCTCTTATCCAAAGAAACTTGTTCACCCATATCTACAGAAACTGTTGTTACATCAGATACTGCCGTCTGCGCTAAACCTGAATTTGAAGCAATATTCACCATTTTCATTATCCCTTTCTGTTTGTTCTATTTATATGAAACTATTTTAACATAAAAATAATGCATTATATACTCACTTCTATTCGCTAATTAGCTGCTTGTCATTTTTATAAACTAAAACATGGCTAGCAAGCGCTAGCCATGTTTTTTTAAATATTCAACTCACTCGCTGCTTCCTCATCCAACACTACTGTAAAATTAGGATGCAATTGGAAAATCGAGCTTGGGATGTCCTCGGTAACTTCACCTTGTAATGCTTTTTTAATAATAGCTGCTTTTTTCTTTCCATTTGCGAACATAATTACTTCTTTCGCATGCATAACACTTTTTGGACCCATTGTTACATAGTTTTTTGGTACGTTCTCTGGATTGCCACCAACCTCATCAAGCAAAACGTCGAACATACTTGGTAAGGAATCAACTGAAACAAGCCTAGTTTCATCGCCAAATTTAGTGACACCTGGAAGATTTCCACAAAAATGACCATCTTCGCCAATACCAATTAAAATTGCATCCAGTCCACCAACATGTTTTAAATGCGCCTCATGCTCGGTATAGTTTTTTGTATCAAGCACATGAATCTGCTCTTCTGGAATTCCCGCTGGATCAAAATACATTTCTTTTAAATTACCAACTGTCACACCAAATTTTTCTTCCCCAATTGGAATTTCATCAAAATTATAATAGCAAACATTTTTAAGCGGTGTCTTCTCACGCATTTCACTCACCAGCATCTCGTACATTCGTTTTGGTGTAGAGCCTGCCGTGATGGCCAAATGTACTTCCTTATCTTGATACATCTTCCCTAAAAGCAGCTGCATTGTAGTTTTACTCATATTTTCATAATCTTTTTCGATAATTATTTTCATTTTTTTCACCTCTCACTTTGAATTACCTTTATGGTAAAGTATATAGTAACTATAGAGTCAAATGGAAAGGATGATAAATAAATGACACCACTGTTGTCCATTGGTGAGATGGCGAAAAAAAGTCAACTCTCCATTCAGCGACTGCGCTATTACGATAAAATCGGGCTTTTAGTTCCCGCATTTACTGATTCGGTTTCTGGATATCGCTATTATGAAGTAGCACAAGAAGAACAGCTTAATTTTATTCAAGCCTTGCAATATATGGGCTTTTCTTTGAAAGCAATCAAACAATATCTTGATAAAAATACGCCTGAAAGCTTACCCGAACTACTTATTAAATATCAACAAAAGCTCCAAGAAGATGAAGCGCGTATAGCTCGAAAAAAATGGCTGCTTAATCGATTTCAATTACTTCTAAAACGGAAACCTGAAAAATCTCAATCTGTGAAAACTACTAGATTAATACTTACAGAACCATTACAAATGCCTATTCATTCGACCATTTTAAATGATCCACTGTTTCACCAGGAAGTCCAAGCGTTGATAAATCGCCTAAATCTTTCTAAAAGTTACTCGCAATTTCCGGGCTATTTGATGCTAGACGGACAGGCTTACCTTTTCATTGAGCTTGACCATTCCGTTAAAGCAGACGGAGAGCGCTCTTTGCAAACAAGCGAACGCAAACCATTTTGCCTCCCGCAAAATTGGGAATTAAAATCCGAAAGTGAAAATTATCTCCTTCAAGAAACGGTAGCTTGGGTAGATAAAGAGTTAGTTCATGGCTATTCCTATGAAACAAATTTATATTTTGAGTGACATTTTCTGGGGAATGGTTATAATAGAAAGAAATAAAGTGGAGGTGGATTGCCATGGAAATCAAGCAAATTGCATCAAAAGACACTCAGGATATCAGACATCGGGTCCTTCGCCCAGAGCAACCGGAAAGTAATGCTATTTATAAAAATGATGATTTAGAAGGAGCTTTTCATTTAGGAGCTTTTGAAAAAGATATTTTAGTTGGTGTAGCCAGTTTTTATCCAGAAAAATCAGCAATCATTATGGCACCTGAGCAGTACAGGATTCGAGGTGTGGCGGCAGAACGTGGGATGCGCTTAAAAGGTGTAGGTTCCGCTTTACTTTCGGCCGGTGAAGCGGAAATTTGGAAGCAGGGTGCAGAGATTATCTGGTGTAATGCGCGGATTGTCGCAGTCGGTTTTTATGAAAAACATGGTTATCGTAAAGTTGGTAAATCGTTTGTTATCCCAGGAATCGGCGAGCATTATTTAATGACAAAAGTGAACCCCATTGGATTGTAAAAAAAACGCGCCATTCTGG
The nucleotide sequence above comes from Listeria ivanovii subsp. londoniensis. Encoded proteins:
- a CDS encoding T7SS effector LXG polymorphic toxin, with protein sequence MGLIYSSEDSEKLIQALSKNLTSGKEALNKLKIGSEKIIQAVDGHTLSGTAYTAGKGLFMDLILPTITKVTSACDTLNQELQKYKAADLDVSSEGYLDEDNLQEQIETKRNMKESVERTSMFMKVIKTSVVAALSDAASDHWRELDQMSDNLQQDIDELQKKIEKLREFDAETKELFTSSLDEMKLAMQGVLVLNGTTVNADGTYQLPVGLDKSWFTELKSKKQQKEMEEKAKKAAIKEINDLYEKNPMAAIEKIKNNDRLFGYVIGALDKFPEGIQNAALGIFIAQESWNKLPKDTAVKVLNSPKFASYISEASMATQAVVYGGLIKLSEKGWSVLAPIGYTTKILSKTSEGAKLIASSKVGLDLFKKLKPVSEFVKAHPVARESVGYIGDGLSVTAYAYDEFTNPKSPAYGDASKAVYGGLSLFLWNVGPLEGAQYGGPFGAVAGTVNTIIKGVDITTPEININTTFGKIDISSYKFYLGLSGNSKEKEKNKQKWLKKVYEQYGKHESIATDKAYRIGVKPHSGSPNFNPNIQSE
- a CDS encoding glucosamine-6-phosphate deaminase, producing the protein MKIIIEKDYENMSKTTMQLLLGKMYQDKEVHLAITAGSTPKRMYEMLVSEMREKTPLKNVCYYNFDEIPIGEEKFGVTVGNLKEMYFDPAGIPEEQIHVLDTKNYTEHEAHLKHVGGLDAILIGIGEDGHFCGNLPGVTKFGDETRLVSVDSLPSMFDVLLDEVGGNPENVPKNYVTMGPKSVMHAKEVIMFANGKKKAAIIKKALQGEVTEDIPSSIFQLHPNFTVVLDEEAASELNI
- a CDS encoding MerR family transcriptional regulator, translating into MTPLLSIGEMAKKSQLSIQRLRYYDKIGLLVPAFTDSVSGYRYYEVAQEEQLNFIQALQYMGFSLKAIKQYLDKNTPESLPELLIKYQQKLQEDEARIARKKWLLNRFQLLLKRKPEKSQSVKTTRLILTEPLQMPIHSTILNDPLFHQEVQALINRLNLSKSYSQFPGYLMLDGQAYLFIELDHSVKADGERSLQTSERKPFCLPQNWELKSESENYLLQETVAWVDKELVHGYSYETNLYFE
- a CDS encoding GNAT family N-acetyltransferase — encoded protein: MEIKQIASKDTQDIRHRVLRPEQPESNAIYKNDDLEGAFHLGAFEKDILVGVASFYPEKSAIIMAPEQYRIRGVAAERGMRLKGVGSALLSAGEAEIWKQGAEIIWCNARIVAVGFYEKHGYRKVGKSFVIPGIGEHYLMTKVNPIGL